In a genomic window of Sarcophilus harrisii chromosome 4, mSarHar1.11, whole genome shotgun sequence:
- the RPP21 gene encoding ribonuclease P protein subunit p21, producing MAGLVKDKEAFQRLSFLYQAAHCVLAHNPENQALARFYCHTEKTIGKRLVLRQDPSVKRTLCRGCSSLLIPGLTCTQRQRRRQGQRWTVQTCLICHRSRRFLNDPRHQLWVDRPEAQLGNQADPNLNRSAAHTNHPISAQTSGKRLHRLELGIQRLGGYFT from the exons ATGGCGGGGCTGGTGAAGGACAAGGAGGCATTTCAGAGACTCAGCTTCCTGTACCAG GCTGCCCACTGCGTCCTAGCCCACAACCCTGAGAACCAGGCGCTGGCGAGGTTTTATTGCCACACGGAGAAAACCATCGGGAAGAGGCTCGTCCTGCGACA AGACCCCTCGGTGAAGAGGACCCTCTGTCGCGGCTGCTCCTCCCTTCTCATCCCGGGTCTGACTTGCACCCAGCGGCAGAGGC GTCGCCAGGGTCAGCGCTGGACAGTACAGACTTGTCTGATATGCCATCGAAGCCGCAGATTTCTCAATGATCCCAGACACCAGCTCTGGGTTGACCGGCCTGAGGCCCAGCTGGGGAACCAGGCgg ACCCAAATTTGAATAGATCTGCTGCACACACAAACCATCCAATCTCAGCCCAGACTTCGGGGAAGAGATTGCACCGTCTGGAACTCGGAATACAAAGACTGGGAGGCTATTTTACGTAA